One genomic window of Ammospiza nelsoni isolate bAmmNel1 chromosome 4, bAmmNel1.pri, whole genome shotgun sequence includes the following:
- the CYTL1 gene encoding cytokine-like protein 1 — translation MLSSTYLTSGSDFFPPSLPPLLDKLPTMKMLLLLVALLSAASAAPPTCYSRVLSLSKEITESFKQLQTSTTVDSCVGTLPRLYLDIHNYCVLAKLRDFVAYPGCDRVPEVNELKEKARSLYTILISYCRRDLVFLTDDCNALEIPISPPIEHSITES, via the exons ATGCTCAGCAGTACCTACCTAACCAGTGGGAgtgattttttccctccttcccttcctcctcttttgGACAAGCTGCCCACCAtgaagatgctgctgctgctggttgcTCTGCTCTCCGCTGCCAGCGCAGCCCCTCCGACCTGCTACTCCAGGGTGCTGTCTCTGAGCAAGGAAATCACTGAGTCCTTCAAGCAGCTGCAGACCTCCACAACTGTG GACTCGTGCGTGGGGACGCTGCCCAGGCTGTACTTGGACATACAC AATTACTGTGTGCTGGCAAAGCTCCGTGACTTTGTGGCCTACCCTGGCTGTGACAGAGTGCCTGAGGTGAATGAGCTGAAGGAAAAAGCCCGGAGCCTGTACACCATCCTGATCTCCTACTGCAGAAGG gaCCTGGTGTTCCTCACTGATGACTGCAATGCTCTGGAAATTCCTATTTCACCTCCCATTGAACACTCCATCACTGAGAGCTAA